Within Sorangiineae bacterium MSr11367, the genomic segment GCGAACCTGGGGGCCGAGGGCACGGGCATCGACCCGGCGAGCTGGCGCAACATCGGCGCCGAGGGCGTCGTGAAGGGCACGAGCGCCATGCGCGGCAGCAACGTGCACCTCGACCTGCGTCTCTTCGTGGTCTCGCGCGGCGCGGAAGCCGTGTTGAAGAAGGAATACGACGTACCGCCCAGCGGCGTGCGCGCGGCCGTGCATCAATTCTGCAACGAAGTGGTGAAGTGGTTTACCGGCACCGCCGGCACCTTCGGCACGCGCCTCGTTTTCAGCGCCACCACCGGCCGCGGGCAGAAGGGCATCTTCTCCGTCGACAGCGACGGCCATGGTCTCTCGCGCCTGCAGACCGTGTCGAACGTGGCCCTCGCACCTGCGACGGGGCCGGGCGGCGTCTACTACTCCGCCGGCATGCCCGACGGCACGTACCAATTGTTCAAGGTGGGCAGCTCCGCCCCGGTGGTGAAGAACCCGGGCCTCATTTTCGGCGTCGGCTTCGGCGCCGGCAAGATGGCGTTGGTCGTCTCCAACAGCGGCCAGAGCGACATCTTTCTGGGCGGCCCCGATGGCAGCGGCTTGAGCAAGGCCACGCAGGGCGGTTTGAACACGCACCCCGCCATCGGCCCTGGAGGCCAATTGGCCTATGTCTCGAACCAAGGCGGCAACCCGCAGATCTACGTCGACGGCAAGCGTGTCAGCTGGCGCGGCACCTACAACATGGCCCCCGTCTGGTGCAACGACCCCGAGGGCGTGCGCATCCTGTTCATGGGCCGCGATGGCGCCACGTGGGACATTTTCAGCGTCGATCCGAGCGGCAGCGCCTCCAGCATGAAGCGCCTCACGCAGGACCAGGGTTCCAACATGTACCCCGCCTGTTCGCCCGACGGCCGGCAAGTCGCTTTCTTCTCGACCCGCGGTGGCCTGTACTTGAGCAACAACCAGGGCATGAACCAACAGAGGATCTCGACCGCGAACGGTGAGAGCCTCCGTTGGGAAGGCAACTGATCGAGCGCCGAAGGCTATCCGGTCGTGGTTAGTGGTTTCGTGCCTCGGGCCATCCGTCGCACCAATCGATGGTCCCTCCCTCGAACCGGCTGATCGCGCCCCGGACACCTCCGGCGCATGTGGTCAAATCTTCCTGATCGGAGATCGGCGCCTTGAGATAGCTGCCATCGAGACCGAGCTGGGCGTACTTTTTCGCAATCAGGCCGTGCACTTCATGTGCAATCGTCCCTCCCTTATGAAGGACGTATCCGAATTGAAACTCGGCCCTGGTAACTCCTGTGGTTTGGTTGCCCTTCAGCCCCGTCAGCGGCATTCCAAGCGGGCCTCGGTTGCCGTCTTTCGCGACCCACTTTTCGCATATCGGGCCAGTCAGTTTGTGGGTTGGCCGTCCATTGATGAAATGCTCGTAGTGACAGCTGCGCGCATCGTCCGAGAGCGTTGCCTTTAGCCATAGGTTCCACGCATCGCCTGGGGTCCCGTCTCGGCCTGACTCCGATGTCGGCATGCCGGCCCACCCTTCCGTGAATCCATTCCACGCCGTGAACGAAATTCCCGACTGCCCTAGGCCGCGGATCGCTCCCTGATCGTTTCTCCAGATGTCGTCGTTGCCATAGACGTAGGGGTTCTGGTGGACGAACCGCCCATCGTAACCGGCCGAGATATCGAGAATGTAGGGAAGACCCTCCGCAATCCAGCCTACGGCTTCGCTCCGCTTCGTTCGAAATCTCTCATCATCGGAGAGCTTCATCTTGAAAAGTTCGCTCAAGTACGGGCGAATGGCGAGGACCTCTCGCGTTTGTTTCAAGTGCGTACCGGCCTTTTGCGGAGTCAGATAGTAAGCGTTGGGGTAGTCGGGATCGGGTGGGAATGCATCGAGCAGGAATCCGACGTCGAAGGTCGTTTCGGCCTTCACGTCTTCCGCCAGCTGATGAATCCAGGATGCGAATGTCTCGTCGGCCCGTGGATCCGATGCCGAGAGGACCTGAGACCACACATGCATGAGCGTGATCGCGTAGCGTGGTTTCGGTTCAGCGTCGTAGACCTGGGCCCATTTTGATGGCCATTTGGCGTTCTTCGGATAGCGGATGTACCGGTTCACCAGGTCGACGATGGCATCACGGAGCCGTTTGTTCTGGCCGAAGTCCAAGGGAAAGCTGATTCCGCGAGAGTTCGACGTGGGTTTGAAATCTTCTACCACCGGAATGATCAGGATATTGCGATTCAACGAAGTCTCGAATAGCTCATCGTGAGCCAGCGTGGACGTCTGCATGGGGGCATATTGGGCCCAGTTGTCGGTACCGCGCGGTCCCCAAGTGGACATGTCAATGACGTTGAATCCCGCCAAGGAGATTTGGTCTATTGCGAAGTTTCTATTCGTCTGCTGTTCGGACCAGCCCAAGTGCTTTGGATCCGCTGGGTGTAGCGTATATTTGTCGCGATTGTCGACGGACGGGTACTCGTAATACTTGATGCCATTTTGCCAATCGCCCGCAAAGAAGAAGGCGCTCTTCATGGCGGTGCAGGTAAATGGCGCGCTCGCGAGAAGGCCTCGTGCCGCACACTCGTCGTCCGAGGCGGACAAACCGGAGGTGGTCTCGCTGTCCGAGGCGTCTTGCATGTCCCCGCTGCACGCAGGGGTGAAGCCGACGAACGCACTGAACAGAGTGAAGAGCGGAAGACTTCGGGGAGAAAGTTTCGGCGTCATCGAAGATGTTTTCCTTGGCGTGGTCCACCACGACGCGTTCATCGGCCCGCGCCACGTGCGGGTTGCGAACTGGCTCGTTCCGCCCGGTCGGGAACCGATGCCCGCGGAAGAGTGCGACTTCGCGCGTGGGAGATTTCGCGCAACATGAGGCCGGAACCGGCCGATTTGGTGACGAATCCAAGCAACATCCCGACGCGGAGGGCCGACGGTATGAGCAACACCCCGCCGATCTGAATCCCCCAAGATTCACGCAGTGGAGGAACTCCGCATGGTCATGTCGATGTTCGAAAGCGCGGTTGATGAGCTCACATACACCCTACGCGCGGGAGAACTCGACGAACGAGACCTGGTGGTCGCACGCTTCAAGGGGCGGGAGCGGCTCTCGGAGCTTTTCGCGTGGCAGATCGACGCTGTCGTCAAGGACGAGAAGATTCACACGATCGAAGAGCTTCTCGGTCGAGCCGGCGAATTTCGAATTCTTCGGCACGACGAACCCGTGCGCATCGTGCGCGGTATCGTTGCCCACGTTACGCCGCAGGGCACGACGTCGAAGGGCAGGCAACACCAAGTCACGGTGACCCTCGTCCCCGCCCTGGCCGAGCTGGACTACATCACCAATTCGCGCATCTTTCAGGGGCAGAACGTCCAGGAGATCATCATGGATCTCGTTCGGCCCTACGGCATCGAGCTCGTGTGGCGCCTCGAACGCCGCCCACAAGCGCGAAACTACTGCGTACAAAAGAACGAGACCGATTTCGAATTCTTCTCACGCATCTTGGCCGAAGACGGTATTCACTTCATCTTCTCCCACGACGAGAAGAAGAGCACCGTCGTCTTCGTCGATGCGCCCCGCGGATACGCGGCCATCGATGGAGACGCGAATCTCCCGTACAGCGCCACGGGCGGCGCCGTGTCGATCGACCACGTTGCCAGCATGGTGCGGAGGCAAGTGCTCCGTCCCGGCTCGGTCGCCCTCCGCGACTACCATTTCGAGCATCCTCGCACGGATCTCACGGTACGTGCCGAGGTGCGCGAGCCGCATCACCATGGCAACCGCCCCGCGCGCGAGACGTACCTCTATGCGGGCGACTACGACAAGGTCGATCCCGATGGCAACGGCATCGCGCAGCGCCGGCTCGAGGAGATTCGCAGCGACGCCGCCGTCTTCTCGGGCAAGAGTTCCTGCGTACGCCTCCAAATCGGCCGCACCTTCTCGATCACCGGCCACGATGACGACGCATTCAACCGCGCGCTCCTCATCACCGACATGAACCTCGGCGGCCACCGCTCGGGCATCGCCGAAACCGGCGGCGGCGGCCCCGCCTTCGTGGCCAACTTCAACGCCGTCCCCAACGACACGCGCCTGCGGCCCCCGCGCCGGCCAAAACCCCCTGCCGCCCCCGAATCCGCCCTCGTCGTCGGAGGGGATCCCGGCGCCCCGTTCGTCGATCAGTACGGCCGCGTGAAGGTCCATTTCTTCTGGGACCGCTTCGACGAAAAAAATGCCAAGAGCTCCTGCTGGCTACGCGTCATGACCCCCGCCGCCGGCGGCGACCGCGGCATCTGGTTCCCACCCCGCGTGGGCGACGAAGTCGTGATCAACTTCTTCAATGGCGACATCGACCGCCCCTTCGTCGCCGGCGCCCTCTACAACGGCGACAACGACCAAACGTACCGCCCCGAGGAATTCTCCTCCAAGAGCACCATCCGCACCCTGACGATTCCCGGCGGAAAAGGCTTCAACGAATTGACGTTCGAAGACAAAGCCGGCCAGGAGGAGATTTTC encodes:
- the vgrG gene encoding type VI secretion system tip protein VgrG; amino-acid sequence: MSMFESAVDELTYTLRAGELDERDLVVARFKGRERLSELFAWQIDAVVKDEKIHTIEELLGRAGEFRILRHDEPVRIVRGIVAHVTPQGTTSKGRQHQVTVTLVPALAELDYITNSRIFQGQNVQEIIMDLVRPYGIELVWRLERRPQARNYCVQKNETDFEFFSRILAEDGIHFIFSHDEKKSTVVFVDAPRGYAAIDGDANLPYSATGGAVSIDHVASMVRRQVLRPGSVALRDYHFEHPRTDLTVRAEVREPHHHGNRPARETYLYAGDYDKVDPDGNGIAQRRLEEIRSDAAVFSGKSSCVRLQIGRTFSITGHDDDAFNRALLITDMNLGGHRSGIAETGGGGPAFVANFNAVPNDTRLRPPRRPKPPAAPESALVVGGDPGAPFVDQYGRVKVHFFWDRFDEKNAKSSCWLRVMTPAAGGDRGIWFPPRVGDEVVINFFNGDIDRPFVAGALYNGDNDQTYRPEEFSSKSTIRTLTIPGGKGFNELTFEDKAGQEEIFLHAQRDRKTVVLHSHNETVGAVQSTTVGGLQAITVGGMRTKSVGGEERTTVELNRTEVVGQKEHVTIGMGRERIVTKGVDSLKVSLGNREVSISNGNYVTSVSDLTYLDTKNAETECSEDYQTRAARTVLLWETSGDGSLKMNGGAMDATGPKGVTVTNESQNIQLKDKKITLLATDELVLQCGTSSISLKKDGSIAINGTTSIALTCSSSNVTLDKTTGKLEATNATLSAKANCVVSGGFVKIN